The Osmerus eperlanus chromosome 7, fOsmEpe2.1, whole genome shotgun sequence genome includes a region encoding these proteins:
- the pmvk gene encoding phosphomevalonate kinase codes for MMMAIVEPKIILLFSGKRKSGKDYVTDLIHKRLGPDVCSILRLSGPLKHQYAQEHGLDFGELLGAGQYKEKYRADMIQWGERRREQDPGFFCRLAIEGAQRPIWVVSDTRRLSDLQWFWREYPSQSRCVRVEASEETRRERGWEFTAGIDDAESECGLDQGVQFDWIIRNDRAAPPLEDQLHMLLSLAKEKTRL; via the exons ATGATGATGGCTATAGTGGAACCTAAAATTATACTTTTGTTCAGCGGGAAACGGAAGTCTGGGAAAGACTACGTGACGGATTTGATTCATAAAAG ACTAGGACCTGATGTGTGCTCTATCTTGCGTCTCTCTGGTCCTCTCAAGCATCAATATGCACAG GAACATGGACTGGACTTTGGGGAGTTGTTGGGAGCAGGACAGTACAAGGAGAAGTACCGTGCGGATATGATCCAGTGGGGTGAAAGGCGAAGAGAACAGGACCCTGGGTTCTTCTGTCGACTGGCCATTGAAGGAGCTCAACGACCTATCTGG GTTGTAAGTGACACGCGGCGCCTGTCAGACCTGCAGTGGTTCTGGCGGGAGTACCCCAGTCAGTCTCGCTGTGTTCGGGTCGAAGCTTCcgaggagaccaggagggagaggggctgggagtTCACGGCAG GAATAGATGATGCAGAGTCAGAATGCGGTCTGGACCAGGGAGTGCAGTTTGATTGGATAATAAGAAATGACAGAGCTGCTCCCCCATTGGAAGACCAGCTCCATATGCTCCTCTCATTGGCTAAAGAAAAAACAAGACTGTAG